A single Brachybacterium sillae DNA region contains:
- a CDS encoding MBL fold metallo-hydrolase: MKIRHLRHSCLLVEAGGLRVLIDPGTFSPQAASQTDLDAVLLTHQHPDHADPDTLRSLLEANPKARVIAEPETAQELAQLVEQAPGQRIIEPLRAGEALELSGENSATLRVEAHGGRHAVIHPDIPGVGNVGYVFEARRAPADGATQGETRRLGVTGDSLEPVEAFRGIDALAFAVVAPWSKMQETIDFLREVRPVLALPVHDAVVSTEGREIYLRQSTDLAPEGTEVRDWPEDPVVEI, translated from the coding sequence ATGAAGATCCGTCACCTGCGTCATTCCTGCCTGCTGGTCGAGGCCGGCGGCCTGCGCGTCCTCATTGACCCGGGGACCTTCAGTCCGCAGGCCGCGTCCCAGACCGACCTCGATGCCGTCCTCCTCACCCATCAGCATCCCGACCACGCCGACCCGGACACCCTGCGTTCCCTCCTGGAGGCGAACCCGAAGGCGCGCGTGATCGCGGAGCCGGAGACCGCCCAGGAGCTCGCGCAGCTCGTGGAGCAGGCCCCGGGTCAGAGGATCATCGAACCGCTGCGGGCGGGGGAGGCCCTGGAGCTGTCCGGGGAGAACAGCGCCACGCTGCGGGTCGAGGCCCACGGCGGCCGCCACGCGGTGATCCACCCCGACATCCCCGGCGTGGGGAACGTCGGCTATGTGTTCGAGGCGCGGCGGGCGCCGGCCGACGGGGCGACCCAGGGGGAGACCCGCCGGCTGGGTGTCACCGGGGATTCCCTCGAACCGGTCGAGGCGTTCCGCGGCATCGATGCGCTCGCCTTCGCGGTGGTGGCTCCGTGGTCGAAGATGCAGGAGACCATCGACTTCCTGCGCGAGGTCCGTCCGGTCCTCGCCCTGCCGGTGCATGACGCGGTCGTGAGCACCGAGGGCCGGGAGATCTACCTCCGGCAGTCGACGGACCTCGCCCCGGAGGGCACCGAGGTGCGTGACTGGCCCGAGGATCCGGTCGTCGAGATCTGA
- the purS gene encoding phosphoribosylformylglycinamidine synthase subunit PurS — MPRIVVHVMPKPEILDPQGKAVAGALPRLGFEGIASVRQGKRFELELEGEATEERLAMVREAAQTLLSNPVIEDVVAIEVEDATTEGRA; from the coding sequence ATGCCGCGCATCGTGGTCCACGTCATGCCCAAGCCCGAGATCCTCGATCCGCAGGGCAAGGCCGTCGCGGGGGCGCTGCCGCGCCTCGGTTTCGAGGGCATCGCCTCGGTCCGCCAGGGCAAGCGGTTCGAGCTGGAGCTCGAGGGTGAGGCCACCGAGGAGCGTCTGGCGATGGTGCGTGAGGCCGCGCAGACCCTGCTGTCGAACCCGGTGATCGAGGACGTCGTGGCGATCGAGGTCGAGGACGCCACCACCGAGGGGCGCGCCTGA
- the purQ gene encoding phosphoribosylformylglycinamidine synthase subunit PurQ, which translates to MRIGVVTFPGTLDDRDALRAVRLAGGEPVMLWHGEDDLADVDAVVLPGGFSYGDYLRAGAISRFAPVMDKVVDAARGGMPVLGICNGFQILCETHLLPGSMIKNAHLSFICRDQPLRVENPRTAWTTAYEQDQVIRVPLKNQDGQYVADARTLDELEAEGRVVFRYVAGATHGPAGFEVNPNGSRHDIAGITNEYGNVVGLMPHPEHAIEAGFGPDMPGEGTRTGTDGLGVFTSVLRALVD; encoded by the coding sequence ATGCGGATCGGAGTCGTCACCTTCCCCGGGACCCTCGATGACCGGGACGCGCTGCGCGCCGTCCGCCTCGCGGGCGGGGAGCCGGTCATGCTGTGGCACGGTGAGGATGACCTCGCCGATGTCGACGCCGTGGTGCTGCCCGGGGGTTTCAGCTACGGCGACTACCTGCGCGCCGGGGCGATCTCCCGTTTCGCACCGGTGATGGACAAGGTCGTCGACGCCGCCCGCGGCGGGATGCCGGTGCTGGGCATCTGCAACGGTTTCCAGATCCTGTGCGAGACCCATCTGCTGCCGGGGTCGATGATCAAGAACGCCCACCTGTCCTTCATCTGCCGCGACCAGCCGCTGCGGGTGGAGAACCCCCGCACCGCCTGGACCACCGCGTATGAGCAGGACCAGGTCATCCGCGTGCCGCTGAAGAACCAGGACGGCCAGTACGTAGCCGATGCCCGCACCCTCGACGAGCTCGAAGCGGAGGGCCGCGTGGTGTTCCGGTACGTCGCCGGTGCCACCCACGGCCCCGCCGGGTTCGAGGTCAATCCGAACGGGTCGCGTCACGACATCGCCGGCATCACCAACGAGTACGGCAACGTCGTCGGCCTGATGCCGCATCCGGAGCATGCGATCGAGGCGGGCTTCGGCCCCGACATGCCCGGGGAGGGCACCCGCACCGGCACCGACGGTCTCGGCGTGTTCACCTCTGTGCTGCGGGCCCTGGTCGACTGA
- a CDS encoding class I SAM-dependent methyltransferase, which produces MAKAHTRRAAGAEDAGAAPEAARPGGAPRVMPGADQTDRAALTALPDRADQTDRAALEHLDRLPAVRECGEILVIDDVTGALTATGLETGRVVAWQTSRRAAEALAERFPQAIEAGRLVVAGLDPVGPVPLEEVAWASTAETALVRLPKALLALDHRARALARAAAARDIGFSLLASGRVKHMTRRQNEVLAAAFTQVEAQRGVGKSRALLATGPRKDLEQPPVMAGQAQVTVRGAAETIPLCGVGGVFGGAAADAGSLLLLASLDEVVRGGELDAVETAGDLGCGNGLLTAYLLRALPQARVVAADDDADAIDSTGRTLESVWRPEFRDRVELRWEPSFRGVPDQSLDLVLLNPPFHDGPGVDPTLVQGLLDAAARVLRPGGRLWMVHNSHLRYRPEVERRVGPVRQRVRDRRFTVLEAVSRPGPAAQR; this is translated from the coding sequence GTGGCCAAAGCACACACCCGCCGCGCTGCCGGCGCCGAGGATGCCGGGGCTGCGCCTGAAGCCGCGCGGCCGGGCGGGGCGCCGCGCGTGATGCCGGGTGCCGACCAGACCGACCGGGCCGCCCTGACCGCCCTGCCCGACCGGGCCGACCAGACCGACCGGGCCGCCCTCGAACACCTCGACCGGTTGCCTGCCGTGCGCGAGTGCGGGGAGATCCTGGTGATCGACGACGTCACCGGAGCGCTGACCGCGACCGGACTGGAGACGGGCCGGGTGGTGGCCTGGCAGACCTCCCGCCGCGCCGCCGAGGCGCTCGCCGAACGGTTCCCGCAGGCGATCGAGGCCGGTCGGCTGGTGGTGGCGGGCCTGGATCCGGTCGGTCCCGTTCCCTTGGAGGAGGTCGCCTGGGCGTCGACGGCCGAGACGGCCCTGGTGCGTCTGCCGAAGGCCCTGCTCGCCCTCGACCATCGGGCCCGCGCCCTGGCCCGCGCCGCCGCGGCCCGCGACATCGGCTTCAGCCTGCTCGCGAGCGGGCGCGTGAAGCACATGACCCGCCGTCAGAACGAGGTGCTGGCCGCCGCCTTTACGCAGGTGGAGGCGCAGCGCGGCGTGGGGAAATCGCGGGCGCTGCTCGCCACCGGGCCGCGAAAGGATCTCGAGCAGCCGCCGGTGATGGCGGGACAGGCTCAGGTCACCGTGCGCGGGGCCGCCGAGACGATCCCCCTGTGCGGTGTCGGGGGCGTGTTCGGCGGTGCCGCGGCCGACGCCGGCAGCCTGCTGCTGCTGGCCTCCCTGGACGAGGTGGTGCGCGGTGGGGAGCTCGACGCGGTGGAGACCGCGGGCGACCTCGGCTGCGGCAACGGCCTGCTCACCGCGTACCTGCTGCGGGCGCTGCCGCAGGCACGCGTCGTCGCGGCGGACGATGACGCCGACGCCATCGACTCCACCGGGCGGACGCTCGAGTCCGTGTGGAGGCCGGAGTTCCGGGACCGCGTCGAGCTGCGGTGGGAGCCCTCATTCCGCGGCGTGCCGGACCAGTCGCTGGACCTGGTGCTGCTGAATCCGCCGTTCCATGACGGCCCGGGGGTCGATCCGACCCTGGTGCAGGGGCTGCTCGACGCCGCGGCCCGGGTGCTGCGCCCCGGAGGCCGGCTGTGGATGGTCCACAACTCCCACCTGCGCTACCGGCCCGAGGTCGAACGGCGCGTCGGGCCGGTGCGTCAGCGGGTGCGTGACCGCCGCTTCACTGTGCTGGAGGCGGTCAGTCGACCAGGGCCCGCAGCACAGAGGTGA
- a CDS encoding pirin family protein has product MSTIDRITVLTPREVPLGGPRAMPVWRTLPARETSLVGAWCFADHFGPDDVAETGGMAVARHPHTGLATVSWLFEGAITHRDSLGSHALVNPGDVDLMVAGRGITHSEFSTNDTTVLHGLQLWYALPDRTRFRDREFLVHTAAVHRTERMEVRVGLGSARVSDDAGGRVEDDGPVETDLPLHLVQVELDAGAAATLDLVTTHEYALIVDRGRARLEVAGGTAEIAERDNAVLPDGAEQVRVEALGEEPLRVVLIGGEPLGEDIVMWWNFIGRDHDEIARFRDAYQAAIGDPEAETPWAEGDTQFGPWPKHTPAALPAPRMPGLRLKPRGRAGRRA; this is encoded by the coding sequence ATGAGCACCATCGACCGCATCACCGTCCTCACCCCGCGGGAAGTGCCGCTCGGGGGTCCGCGCGCCATGCCCGTGTGGCGGACGCTTCCGGCGCGCGAGACCTCGCTGGTCGGTGCCTGGTGCTTCGCCGACCATTTCGGGCCCGACGACGTCGCCGAGACCGGCGGGATGGCGGTAGCGCGCCACCCCCACACCGGGCTCGCCACCGTATCGTGGCTGTTCGAGGGGGCGATCACCCACCGTGATTCCCTCGGCAGCCATGCCCTGGTGAACCCCGGTGACGTGGACCTGATGGTCGCGGGGAGAGGGATCACCCACTCCGAGTTCTCCACCAACGACACCACTGTGCTGCACGGGCTGCAGCTGTGGTACGCGCTGCCCGACCGCACCCGCTTCCGGGACCGCGAATTCCTGGTGCACACCGCGGCGGTGCATCGCACGGAGCGGATGGAGGTGCGCGTCGGCCTCGGCAGTGCCCGCGTGAGCGACGACGCCGGGGGACGCGTCGAGGACGACGGCCCGGTGGAGACCGACCTGCCCCTGCACCTGGTGCAGGTGGAGCTGGACGCCGGGGCCGCGGCGACCCTGGACCTGGTCACCACCCACGAATACGCCCTCATCGTCGACCGGGGCCGGGCCCGTCTGGAGGTCGCCGGTGGCACCGCCGAGATCGCCGAGCGTGACAATGCCGTGCTGCCGGACGGCGCCGAGCAGGTGCGGGTCGAGGCGCTCGGGGAGGAACCGCTGCGGGTGGTGCTCATCGGCGGGGAGCCGCTGGGCGAGGACATCGTCATGTGGTGGAACTTCATCGGCCGGGACCACGACGAGATCGCACGCTTCCGCGACGCTTACCAGGCCGCCATCGGCGACCCCGAGGCCGAGACGCCGTGGGCGGAGGGGGACACCCAGTTCGGCCCGTGGCCAAAGCACACACCCGCCGCGCTGCCGGCGCCGAGGATGCCGGGGCTGCGCCTGAAGCCGCGCGGCCGGGCGGGGCGCCGCGCGTGA
- a CDS encoding MaoC family dehydratase produces MPQQQERIRDLSDVPSFPAVYAAALAPRRGRRPSTLPDVAYRVRRVRIDPQRAAAFDHLMGGPATDRVHPGVLHVLAFPVALALMARGDFPLPLLGLVHLRNDLLQHRPVSVGELVDVEVRTRNLTAHPKGRTLEAVATIHDQDGRIIATDVSTYLAKDPSAPRGPRREFEPPMPTGRWSLPADTGRRYAEVSGDANPIHLSALTARAFGFPRAIAHGMYTASRAFTESRADLSRPLQWTVDFDAPVTLPSTVLVRHEDDRVTDSTHVVGWVPGRGEKGPRRAFVVDVTALV; encoded by the coding sequence ATGCCCCAGCAGCAGGAGCGGATCCGCGACCTGAGTGATGTGCCGAGCTTCCCCGCGGTGTACGCCGCTGCCCTGGCGCCGCGCCGCGGTCGTCGCCCCTCGACGCTCCCGGACGTCGCCTACCGGGTGCGCCGGGTGCGGATCGACCCGCAGCGCGCCGCCGCCTTCGACCATCTGATGGGCGGTCCGGCCACCGACCGGGTGCATCCGGGAGTGTTGCATGTGCTGGCCTTCCCGGTGGCGTTGGCGCTCATGGCCCGCGGTGACTTCCCGTTGCCGCTGCTGGGGCTGGTCCACCTGCGCAACGACCTGCTGCAGCATCGGCCGGTGTCGGTCGGGGAGCTTGTGGATGTCGAGGTGCGCACCCGGAACCTCACCGCGCATCCGAAGGGCCGCACCCTCGAGGCGGTCGCCACGATCCACGACCAGGACGGCCGCATCATCGCGACCGACGTCTCGACGTACCTGGCCAAGGATCCGTCGGCCCCCCGCGGTCCCCGTCGCGAGTTCGAGCCGCCGATGCCGACGGGACGCTGGAGTCTGCCGGCCGACACCGGCCGCCGCTACGCGGAGGTCTCCGGTGATGCGAACCCGATCCACCTGTCGGCGCTGACCGCCCGCGCCTTCGGGTTCCCCCGGGCCATCGCCCACGGGATGTACACCGCCTCGCGGGCGTTCACCGAATCCCGTGCGGACCTGTCACGACCGCTGCAGTGGACCGTCGACTTCGACGCCCCCGTGACACTGCCGTCGACGGTGCTGGTGCGGCACGAGGATGACCGGGTCACCGACTCCACGCACGTCGTGGGCTGGGTGCCCGGGCGCGGGGAGAAGGGGCCGCGACGGGCGTTCGTCGTCGACGTCACCGCCCTGGTGTGA
- a CDS encoding 3-oxoacyl-ACP reductase — protein sequence MSTDTYSRLVRTAPGAMIARRLGLPRPERLLRREDRPQPVLDPVVVLGRSSGAGTIARLLLDWGADVHRRPDDLQKIGTVVAVLDEVTHPGELGEILLPLAGAMRSLRPGARVVTISRPAGTQDAARDAARGGVEGFVRSLAHEMRRGGTANGILVADEVPLDAPAVVGALRFLLSARSAFVDGQFLHVDAAGTESAHDRPLSGRTALVTGAARGIGAAIARTLHADGARLVLLDVPAAGTELARLANDLRAVPLQLDVTAADAGDRLVTALRQRGLQLDVVVHNAGITRDKLFANMTPERWDPVIGVNIAAPLALHRALLEAGAPGTAEAVLGERPRVVCLASTSGIAGNRGQTNYAASKAGMVAVVRSMAQDLAPFGGTANAVAPGFIETDMTARIPAVQREIARRVNSLQQGGLPVDVAETVAFLASDPAGGLRGDTVRVCGQNIVGK from the coding sequence ATGAGCACCGACACCTACAGCCGTCTGGTCCGCACCGCCCCCGGGGCGATGATCGCGCGGCGTCTGGGACTGCCGCGGCCCGAGCGCCTGCTGCGCCGGGAGGACCGCCCCCAGCCCGTGCTCGACCCCGTCGTCGTGCTGGGCCGCTCCTCCGGCGCCGGGACCATCGCGCGCCTGCTCCTGGACTGGGGTGCCGACGTGCACCGTCGCCCCGACGACCTGCAGAAGATCGGCACCGTCGTGGCGGTGCTCGACGAGGTCACCCACCCCGGTGAGCTGGGCGAGATCCTGCTGCCGCTCGCCGGGGCCATGCGCTCCCTGCGGCCCGGCGCCCGCGTGGTGACGATCTCCCGGCCCGCCGGCACCCAGGACGCCGCCCGGGACGCCGCCCGCGGCGGGGTCGAGGGCTTCGTGCGGTCGCTGGCCCACGAGATGCGCCGCGGCGGCACCGCCAACGGCATCCTCGTCGCCGATGAGGTCCCGCTGGATGCACCGGCCGTCGTCGGCGCCCTGCGGTTCCTGCTCTCGGCTCGCAGTGCCTTCGTCGACGGGCAGTTCCTCCACGTCGATGCCGCCGGGACCGAGTCCGCGCACGACCGGCCCCTGTCCGGGCGCACCGCCCTGGTGACCGGCGCCGCGCGAGGGATCGGCGCCGCGATCGCCCGCACGCTGCACGCCGACGGCGCCCGGCTGGTGCTCCTCGATGTGCCCGCTGCCGGCACCGAGCTGGCACGCCTGGCGAACGATCTGCGCGCCGTGCCGCTGCAGCTCGACGTCACCGCCGCCGACGCCGGCGACCGTCTCGTGACCGCCCTGCGGCAGCGGGGCCTGCAGCTGGACGTGGTCGTGCACAACGCCGGCATCACCCGCGACAAGCTGTTCGCCAACATGACCCCGGAGCGGTGGGACCCCGTGATCGGTGTGAACATCGCCGCCCCGCTGGCCCTGCACCGCGCCCTGCTGGAGGCCGGTGCACCCGGCACGGCGGAGGCGGTGCTCGGCGAGCGCCCGCGCGTGGTGTGCCTCGCCTCGACCAGCGGCATCGCCGGCAACCGCGGGCAGACCAACTACGCCGCCTCGAAGGCCGGGATGGTCGCGGTGGTGCGGTCCATGGCCCAGGACCTCGCGCCGTTCGGCGGTACCGCCAACGCCGTCGCGCCCGGGTTCATCGAGACCGACATGACCGCGCGCATCCCCGCGGTGCAGCGGGAGATCGCCCGCCGGGTGAACTCCCTGCAGCAGGGCGGGCTGCCGGTGGACGTCGCCGAGACCGTCGCGTTCCTCGCGTCGGACCCCGCTGGGGGCCTGCGTGGCGATACGGTGCGCGTATGCGGTCAGAACATCGTCGGGAAGTGA
- a CDS encoding acetyl-CoA C-acetyltransferase, with translation MPETLTVRDAYVLGGNRIPFARLGGPYAGISNQDMLTAALEGLVARFGLQGERLGEVAGGAVLKLAGDLNLTRESALGTPLDPRTPAIDLSKACTTGLETVLHVSNRIRLGQIDSAIACGVDSASDSPIEVTPRLRRILHRVSAAKRPADRLRALAALRPGDLAPVPPRNAEPRTGMSMGEHQAVTTAQWGITRQAQDELALASHRNLAASYASGFQDDLVTGYRGLGRDQNLRADSSLEKLAGLKPVFGTSNPAVAEPTMTAGNSTPLSDGASAVLLGTREWAAERGLTPLARVVDARTAAVDFAHGEEGLLMAPAYAVPELLDAHGLGLQDLDLLEIHEAFASTVLATLAAWESEEFCRTRLGRDRALGAIDRDRLNVHGSSLAAGHPFAATGGRIVAALAKELHRRARETGRTQRGLVSVCAAGGQGTVALLESDGK, from the coding sequence ATGCCCGAGACCCTCACCGTTCGAGACGCCTACGTGCTGGGCGGCAACCGGATCCCCTTCGCCCGGCTGGGCGGCCCCTACGCCGGGATCTCCAACCAGGACATGCTGACCGCCGCGCTCGAGGGCCTCGTCGCCCGGTTCGGGCTCCAAGGGGAGCGCCTGGGGGAGGTCGCCGGTGGGGCCGTGCTGAAACTCGCCGGGGACCTCAACCTCACCCGGGAGAGCGCGCTGGGCACCCCGCTGGACCCGCGCACCCCCGCCATCGACCTCTCCAAGGCCTGCACCACCGGCCTCGAGACCGTGCTGCACGTGAGCAACCGGATCCGCCTGGGCCAGATCGACTCCGCGATCGCCTGCGGCGTGGACTCCGCCTCCGACTCCCCGATCGAGGTGACCCCGCGACTGCGCCGGATCCTGCACCGCGTGAGCGCCGCCAAGCGCCCCGCCGACAGGTTGCGGGCGCTCGCTGCCCTGCGCCCCGGCGATCTCGCCCCGGTGCCGCCGCGCAACGCCGAGCCCCGCACCGGCATGTCCATGGGTGAGCATCAGGCCGTCACCACCGCCCAGTGGGGGATCACCCGCCAGGCGCAGGACGAGCTCGCTCTCGCCTCCCACCGGAACCTCGCCGCCAGCTACGCCTCCGGTTTCCAGGACGATCTCGTCACCGGGTACCGCGGCCTGGGCCGCGACCAGAACCTGCGGGCCGACTCCTCCCTGGAGAAACTCGCCGGGCTCAAGCCCGTCTTCGGCACCTCCAACCCTGCGGTGGCGGAACCGACCATGACCGCCGGCAACTCCACCCCGCTGTCTGACGGCGCCAGCGCCGTGCTGCTCGGCACCCGCGAGTGGGCCGCCGAGCGTGGCCTCACCCCGCTGGCCCGAGTGGTCGACGCCCGCACCGCCGCAGTCGACTTCGCCCATGGCGAGGAGGGACTGCTCATGGCCCCCGCCTACGCGGTGCCGGAGCTGCTCGACGCCCACGGACTCGGCCTGCAGGACCTCGACCTGCTGGAGATCCACGAGGCCTTCGCCTCCACCGTGCTCGCGACCCTCGCCGCCTGGGAGTCGGAGGAGTTCTGCCGCACCCGCCTGGGCCGTGACCGCGCCCTCGGGGCCATCGACCGCGACCGGTTGAACGTCCACGGCTCCTCCCTCGCGGCCGGGCACCCCTTCGCCGCGACCGGGGGACGGATCGTCGCCGCGCTCGCCAAGGAACTGCACCGGCGGGCCCGGGAGACCGGCCGCACCCAGCGCGGTCTCGTGTCCGTCTGCGCGGCGGGCGGTCAGGGCACCGTGGCGCTGCTCGAATCCGACGGGAAGTGA
- a CDS encoding TetR/AcrR family transcriptional regulator codes for MKASAQEVRPATIDGRSARWAQHRAERRGALLDVARHCIHEQGPDVTMEDIAAASGTSKSIVYRYFTDKAQLQESLGAHILEGMHRRLVEDQRLLEADAGRAPTPEERLRAMISAYVRTARRSPNVYRFVTRPSQGLGRFLEDSARLVVEALPPDTPDVDLWSTGAIGFVRDAVDRWMSHADSDVDTDPHPDALSADQLTDRLVQWLLKGWTP; via the coding sequence GTGAAGGCTTCCGCGCAAGAGGTCCGTCCCGCCACGATCGACGGCCGCTCGGCCCGCTGGGCGCAGCACCGCGCCGAGCGCCGCGGGGCCCTGCTGGATGTGGCCCGGCACTGCATCCACGAGCAGGGTCCCGACGTGACCATGGAGGACATCGCCGCGGCCTCCGGAACCTCCAAGAGCATCGTGTACCGGTACTTCACCGACAAGGCCCAGCTGCAGGAGTCCCTCGGCGCACACATCCTGGAGGGCATGCACCGCCGCCTGGTCGAGGACCAGCGCCTGCTGGAGGCTGATGCGGGTCGCGCGCCGACACCCGAGGAACGACTGCGGGCCATGATCAGCGCCTACGTGCGCACCGCCCGACGCTCCCCCAACGTCTACCGCTTCGTGACCCGCCCCAGCCAGGGCCTGGGCCGTTTCCTCGAGGACTCCGCCCGCCTCGTGGTCGAGGCGCTGCCTCCCGACACCCCCGACGTCGACCTGTGGTCCACCGGCGCCATCGGCTTCGTGCGCGATGCCGTGGACCGCTGGATGTCCCACGCCGACTCCGACGTCGACACCGACCCCCACCCCGACGCGCTCAGCGCCGATCAGCTCACCGACCGCCTCGTCCAGTGGCTTCTGAAGGGATGGACCCCATGA
- a CDS encoding acyl-CoA dehydrogenase family protein, which yields MTTSPAPDTTLGDHPGPTPTGPLPVIPDGAPHLDVALVTETLLGRWREARLAGRERAARPELHRPLDMTVADHRERVLEQMHLLAAEDVSRPMLPESLGGPNDNGANLAAFEELVVADPSLQIKSGVQWGLFTSAILQLGTQPHHEAWVPGAMSLETPGAFAMTEIGHGSDVQSLATTATYDPDTEEWVITTPFRAAWKDYLGNAALHARAATVFARLITRGVDHGVHCFYVPIRDEQGNLLPGIQAEDDGPKGGLNGIDNGRLAFDHVRVPRTHLLNRYGDVAPDGTYSSPIDSPGRRFFTMLGTLVQGRVSLDGAANRASQLALHIAITYASQRRQFAGPSPTEETVLLDYQSHLARLLPKLAATYAGAFAHEQLLIAFDDVFSGRGDTPEAREDLETLAAALKPMSTRLAMDTIQECREACGGQGYLAENRLVGLHQDLDVYCTFEGDNTVLHQLVAKRLLADVSRELRSIDRAGIGRFIASRAETLTKRHTPWNRLAQDIADRGQVRRSAETLRQAEFQERLLSDRARVKAEELALTLRGAAKADPAEAAALVNKHQVEMLAAARAHAELVLWRSFSQGIAQITDPGTVAVLTDVRDLYGLTLIQDDLAWFLLEGHLSAQRARALQADVKRLLWRLRPHALDLVAAFDLRPEHVRAPIALGEEAERQADAAAWFRAQRASGEAPISEKAQKKARERAQGTPRDQ from the coding sequence ATGACCACCTCTCCCGCACCCGACACCACCCTCGGCGACCACCCCGGTCCCACCCCCACCGGCCCCCTGCCGGTGATCCCCGACGGGGCGCCGCACCTCGACGTCGCCCTCGTCACCGAGACCCTGCTGGGCCGCTGGCGCGAGGCCCGCCTGGCGGGGCGGGAACGTGCCGCGCGCCCCGAGCTCCACCGCCCCCTCGACATGACGGTGGCCGATCACCGCGAGCGGGTGCTGGAGCAGATGCATCTGCTGGCCGCCGAGGACGTCTCGCGACCGATGCTGCCGGAGTCCCTCGGCGGCCCCAACGACAACGGAGCGAACCTCGCCGCCTTCGAGGAGCTCGTGGTCGCCGATCCGTCACTGCAGATCAAGTCGGGGGTGCAGTGGGGCCTGTTCACCTCCGCGATCCTGCAGCTGGGCACCCAGCCGCACCATGAGGCCTGGGTGCCGGGTGCGATGAGCCTGGAGACCCCCGGGGCCTTCGCGATGACGGAGATCGGCCACGGGTCCGACGTGCAGTCCCTGGCGACCACCGCCACCTACGACCCGGACACCGAGGAATGGGTGATCACCACCCCGTTCCGCGCCGCCTGGAAGGACTACCTGGGCAACGCCGCGCTGCACGCCCGCGCGGCCACCGTCTTCGCCCGGCTCATCACCCGCGGTGTCGACCACGGGGTCCACTGCTTCTACGTGCCGATCCGCGACGAACAGGGGAATCTGCTGCCCGGCATCCAGGCCGAGGACGACGGCCCCAAGGGCGGCCTGAACGGCATCGACAACGGCCGCCTGGCCTTCGACCACGTGCGGGTGCCCCGCACCCATCTGCTGAACCGCTACGGGGACGTCGCGCCCGACGGGACCTACTCCTCCCCCATCGACTCCCCCGGCCGCCGCTTCTTCACCATGCTCGGCACGCTGGTGCAGGGTCGTGTCTCCCTGGACGGTGCCGCGAACCGGGCGAGCCAGCTGGCGCTGCACATCGCCATCACCTACGCCTCCCAGCGCCGCCAGTTCGCCGGCCCCTCCCCCACCGAGGAGACGGTGCTTCTGGACTATCAGAGCCACCTGGCGCGGCTGCTGCCCAAGCTCGCCGCCACCTATGCGGGCGCGTTCGCCCATGAGCAGCTGCTGATCGCCTTCGATGACGTCTTCTCCGGCCGCGGCGACACCCCGGAGGCCCGCGAGGACCTCGAGACCCTCGCGGCGGCGCTGAAGCCGATGTCGACCCGCCTGGCGATGGACACCATCCAGGAGTGCCGCGAGGCCTGCGGCGGTCAGGGGTACCTGGCGGAGAACCGCCTCGTCGGCCTGCACCAGGACCTCGACGTGTACTGCACCTTCGAGGGCGACAACACGGTGCTGCACCAACTGGTGGCCAAGCGCCTGCTGGCGGATGTCTCCCGAGAGCTGCGCAGCATCGACCGGGCGGGCATCGGTCGGTTCATCGCCTCTCGCGCGGAGACCCTCACCAAGCGGCACACCCCCTGGAACCGTCTCGCGCAGGATATCGCCGATCGCGGCCAGGTGCGCCGCTCCGCCGAGACGCTCCGCCAGGCCGAGTTCCAGGAGCGGCTGCTGTCGGACCGTGCGCGGGTGAAGGCCGAGGAGCTCGCCCTGACTCTGCGCGGCGCGGCGAAGGCCGACCCCGCCGAGGCCGCCGCCCTGGTCAACAAGCACCAGGTGGAGATGCTCGCCGCAGCGCGGGCCCACGCGGAGCTGGTGCTGTGGCGCTCCTTCTCCCAGGGGATCGCGCAGATCACCGACCCCGGCACCGTCGCCGTCCTCACCGACGTGCGCGACCTGTACGGCCTCACCCTGATCCAGGACGACCTCGCGTGGTTCCTGCTGGAGGGTCACCTCTCGGCGCAGCGGGCGCGCGCACTGCAGGCCGACGTGAAGCGCCTGCTGTGGCGCTTGCGGCCCCACGCGCTCGACCTGGTCGCCGCCTTCGACCTGCGACCGGAGCATGTGCGCGCCCCCATCGCCCTGGGCGAGGAGGCCGAGCGGCAGGCCGACGCGGCCGCCTGGTTCCGTGCCCAGCGGGCCTCCGGTGAGGCTCCGATCAGCGAGAAGGCCCAGAAGAAGGCCCGGGAGCGGGCACAGGGGACACCCCGGGACCAGTGA
- a CDS encoding acetylxylan esterase, translating into MRRTLSFIDGTLLAPWATCPVLYSVALMDTVCPPSTVFASFTAWGGSDKEIAVYEFNGHEGGGALHERRRLEWLDQQVG; encoded by the coding sequence GTGCGCCGCACGCTGTCGTTCATCGACGGCACCCTGCTGGCGCCGTGGGCCACCTGCCCGGTGCTTTACTCGGTGGCGCTGATGGACACGGTGTGCCCGCCGTCGACGGTGTTCGCGAGCTTCACCGCCTGGGGCGGCAGCGACAAGGAGATCGCGGTGTACGAGTTCAACGGGCACGAGGGCGGCGGCGCCCTGCACGAGCGCCGCCGCCTCGAGTGGTTGGATCAGCAGGTGGGGTGA